The following proteins come from a genomic window of Miscanthus floridulus cultivar M001 chromosome 2, ASM1932011v1, whole genome shotgun sequence:
- the LOC136526903 gene encoding uncharacterized protein isoform X3, with amino-acid sequence MAAPPSPSSPSPSSEVAVHRFSGTMDASSSPSRTELLTMVKKHSHLIGWTIVDAEDDASDVGMDDKFWHEMLDLFFVRGRQSKRSEEDDLVFFVNNMKLHGYGFNDNMEDPPPFFVRRWAPTLEKISINTVEIDWERSFYLNLIAHTSYTVTIAIFGIGDLRNRAAKSKQSCPVYKVTKTVYASPSRVNFHLDRRKAVETVPAYPNIFFSVDNFDDTFDAVVLSDPEHCYCVILNAHDGAAFPEETESKSPVSNIQPGVSCGTAQEKPPKRTLFSGYVSYQNVCEAYDAGRSKFGSFFSLGHDHNKLDRLFMRGPEGRGEVEVAVSSIADQSREKSKKDPGDSFRVLVHKAASAASKLAKHAYESASANKQMYNELVPLKCCLMSVSLPWDYIAHDLLHKDAPPLDL; translated from the exons ATGGCCGCGCCGCCTTCTCCTTCGTCCCCCTCCCCATCCAGCGAGGTCGCCGTCCACAGATTCAGCGGCACCATGGATGCATCATCATCGCCCTCAAG GACCGAGTTGTTGACCATGGTGAAGAAGCACTCGCATTTGATTGGGTGGACAATTGTTGATGCTGAGGATGATGCATCAGATGTGGGAATGGATGATAAATTCTGGCATGAAATGCTTGATCTATTCTTTGTGCGTGGTAGGCAATCAAAAAGAAGTGAAGAGGATGATCTCGTCTTCTTTGTTAATAACATG AAATTGCATGGTTATGGTTTTAATGATAACATGGAAGATCCGCCTCCTTTTTTTGTACGGAGATGGGCTCCCACG CTTGAAAAGATCAGTATTAATACAGTGGAGATTGATTGGGAGCGTTCCTTCTATTTGAATTTAATCGCTCACACGTCATACACTGTCACTATTGCAATATTTGG CATTGGAGATCTTCGCAACCGTGCAGCGAAAAGCAAACAGTCGTGTCCAGTTTATAAG GTTACAAAAACTGTGTACGCGTCTCCTAGCCGTGTAAATTTTCATCTTGACCGAAGGAAG GCTGTAGAAACGGTACCTGCATATCCCAACATCTTTTTCTCAGTAGACAACTTTGATGATACTTTTGATGCTGTG GTTTTGTCAGATCCTGAACACTGCTATTGTGTGATTCTCAACGCACATGATGGGGCAGCATTTCCTGAAGAAACCGAGTCCAAGAGTCCTGTTTCAAATATACAGCCTGGAGTTAGCTGTGGGACTGCCCAAGAAAAACCACCAAAG AGAACTCTCTTCTCAGGTTATGTGAGCTACCAAAACGTCTGTGAGGCTTATGATG CGGGCAGATCAAAATTTGGGAGCTTCTTCTCACTTGGGCATGACCACAATAAGCTTGACAGACTTTTTATGAGGGGCCCAGAGGGACGTGGAGAGGTGGAAGTAGCTGTCTCTAGCATTGCAG ACCAGAGCCGTGAGAAGTCAAAGAAAGATCCAGGAGATAGCTTTCGGGTTCTTGTTCACAAAGCAGCTTCTGCTGCATCAAAGCTAGCAAAGCATGCTTATGAGTCTGCATCTGCTAATAAACAAATGTACAATGAGCTTGTGCCTCTGAAGTGCTGTTTGATGTCTGTGTCTCTTCCTTGGGACTACATTGCTCATGATCTTTTGCACAAG GACGCACCTCCATTGGATCTATGA
- the LOC136526903 gene encoding uncharacterized protein isoform X1 has translation MAAPPSPSSPSPSSEVAVHRFSGTMDASSSPSRTELLTMVKKHSHLIGWTIVDAEDDASDVGMDDKFWHEMLDLFFVRGRQSKRSEEDDLVFFVNNMKLHGYGFNDNMEDPPPFFVRRWAPTQLEKISINTVEIDWERSFYLNLIAHTSYTVTIAIFGIGDLRNRAAKSKQSCPVYKVTKTVYASPSRVNFHLDRRKAVETVPAYPNIFFSVDNFDDTFDAVQVLSDPEHCYCVILNAHDGAAFPEETESKSPVSNIQPGVSCGTAQEKPPKRTLFSGYVSYQNVCEAYDAGRSKFGSFFSLGHDHNKLDRLFMRGPEGRGEVEVAVSSIADQSREKSKKDPGDSFRVLVHKAASAASKLAKHAYESASANKQMYNELVPLKCCLMSVSLPWDYIAHDLLHKDAPPLDL, from the exons ATGGCCGCGCCGCCTTCTCCTTCGTCCCCCTCCCCATCCAGCGAGGTCGCCGTCCACAGATTCAGCGGCACCATGGATGCATCATCATCGCCCTCAAG GACCGAGTTGTTGACCATGGTGAAGAAGCACTCGCATTTGATTGGGTGGACAATTGTTGATGCTGAGGATGATGCATCAGATGTGGGAATGGATGATAAATTCTGGCATGAAATGCTTGATCTATTCTTTGTGCGTGGTAGGCAATCAAAAAGAAGTGAAGAGGATGATCTCGTCTTCTTTGTTAATAACATG AAATTGCATGGTTATGGTTTTAATGATAACATGGAAGATCCGCCTCCTTTTTTTGTACGGAGATGGGCTCCCACG CAGCTTGAAAAGATCAGTATTAATACAGTGGAGATTGATTGGGAGCGTTCCTTCTATTTGAATTTAATCGCTCACACGTCATACACTGTCACTATTGCAATATTTGG CATTGGAGATCTTCGCAACCGTGCAGCGAAAAGCAAACAGTCGTGTCCAGTTTATAAG GTTACAAAAACTGTGTACGCGTCTCCTAGCCGTGTAAATTTTCATCTTGACCGAAGGAAG GCTGTAGAAACGGTACCTGCATATCCCAACATCTTTTTCTCAGTAGACAACTTTGATGATACTTTTGATGCTGTG CAGGTTTTGTCAGATCCTGAACACTGCTATTGTGTGATTCTCAACGCACATGATGGGGCAGCATTTCCTGAAGAAACCGAGTCCAAGAGTCCTGTTTCAAATATACAGCCTGGAGTTAGCTGTGGGACTGCCCAAGAAAAACCACCAAAG AGAACTCTCTTCTCAGGTTATGTGAGCTACCAAAACGTCTGTGAGGCTTATGATG CGGGCAGATCAAAATTTGGGAGCTTCTTCTCACTTGGGCATGACCACAATAAGCTTGACAGACTTTTTATGAGGGGCCCAGAGGGACGTGGAGAGGTGGAAGTAGCTGTCTCTAGCATTGCAG ACCAGAGCCGTGAGAAGTCAAAGAAAGATCCAGGAGATAGCTTTCGGGTTCTTGTTCACAAAGCAGCTTCTGCTGCATCAAAGCTAGCAAAGCATGCTTATGAGTCTGCATCTGCTAATAAACAAATGTACAATGAGCTTGTGCCTCTGAAGTGCTGTTTGATGTCTGTGTCTCTTCCTTGGGACTACATTGCTCATGATCTTTTGCACAAG GACGCACCTCCATTGGATCTATGA
- the LOC136526903 gene encoding uncharacterized protein isoform X2 encodes MAAPPSPSSPSPSSEVAVHRFSGTMDASSSPSRTELLTMVKKHSHLIGWTIVDAEDDASDVGMDDKFWHEMLDLFFVRGRQSKRSEEDDLVFFVNNMKLHGYGFNDNMEDPPPFFVRRWAPTLEKISINTVEIDWERSFYLNLIAHTSYTVTIAIFGIGDLRNRAAKSKQSCPVYKVTKTVYASPSRVNFHLDRRKAVETVPAYPNIFFSVDNFDDTFDAVQVLSDPEHCYCVILNAHDGAAFPEETESKSPVSNIQPGVSCGTAQEKPPKRTLFSGYVSYQNVCEAYDAGRSKFGSFFSLGHDHNKLDRLFMRGPEGRGEVEVAVSSIADQSREKSKKDPGDSFRVLVHKAASAASKLAKHAYESASANKQMYNELVPLKCCLMSVSLPWDYIAHDLLHKDAPPLDL; translated from the exons ATGGCCGCGCCGCCTTCTCCTTCGTCCCCCTCCCCATCCAGCGAGGTCGCCGTCCACAGATTCAGCGGCACCATGGATGCATCATCATCGCCCTCAAG GACCGAGTTGTTGACCATGGTGAAGAAGCACTCGCATTTGATTGGGTGGACAATTGTTGATGCTGAGGATGATGCATCAGATGTGGGAATGGATGATAAATTCTGGCATGAAATGCTTGATCTATTCTTTGTGCGTGGTAGGCAATCAAAAAGAAGTGAAGAGGATGATCTCGTCTTCTTTGTTAATAACATG AAATTGCATGGTTATGGTTTTAATGATAACATGGAAGATCCGCCTCCTTTTTTTGTACGGAGATGGGCTCCCACG CTTGAAAAGATCAGTATTAATACAGTGGAGATTGATTGGGAGCGTTCCTTCTATTTGAATTTAATCGCTCACACGTCATACACTGTCACTATTGCAATATTTGG CATTGGAGATCTTCGCAACCGTGCAGCGAAAAGCAAACAGTCGTGTCCAGTTTATAAG GTTACAAAAACTGTGTACGCGTCTCCTAGCCGTGTAAATTTTCATCTTGACCGAAGGAAG GCTGTAGAAACGGTACCTGCATATCCCAACATCTTTTTCTCAGTAGACAACTTTGATGATACTTTTGATGCTGTG CAGGTTTTGTCAGATCCTGAACACTGCTATTGTGTGATTCTCAACGCACATGATGGGGCAGCATTTCCTGAAGAAACCGAGTCCAAGAGTCCTGTTTCAAATATACAGCCTGGAGTTAGCTGTGGGACTGCCCAAGAAAAACCACCAAAG AGAACTCTCTTCTCAGGTTATGTGAGCTACCAAAACGTCTGTGAGGCTTATGATG CGGGCAGATCAAAATTTGGGAGCTTCTTCTCACTTGGGCATGACCACAATAAGCTTGACAGACTTTTTATGAGGGGCCCAGAGGGACGTGGAGAGGTGGAAGTAGCTGTCTCTAGCATTGCAG ACCAGAGCCGTGAGAAGTCAAAGAAAGATCCAGGAGATAGCTTTCGGGTTCTTGTTCACAAAGCAGCTTCTGCTGCATCAAAGCTAGCAAAGCATGCTTATGAGTCTGCATCTGCTAATAAACAAATGTACAATGAGCTTGTGCCTCTGAAGTGCTGTTTGATGTCTGTGTCTCTTCCTTGGGACTACATTGCTCATGATCTTTTGCACAAG GACGCACCTCCATTGGATCTATGA